The following are encoded together in the uncultured Flavobacterium sp. genome:
- the glp gene encoding gephyrin-like molybdotransferase Glp, translating to MIQVEEALSIIAANSINMPKRKIPVSKSLGFILAETVYSPIAMPPFRQSAMDGYAFIHSERHQYDIVGISQAGDHSNIKLNPNEAVRIFTGAFVPHNADTVVMQEHVMANEKSILITKMPQQFVNVRNKGEQIGVEDIVFEANTLITPAAIGFLACLGITEIQVYKKPKVTILVTGNELVKPGKKLAKGKIYESNSVMLEAALQTIGINKIKVYKVKDSLKATKKALKGILAKNDIVLISGGISVGDYDFVKEALLQNGVEELFYKINQKPGKPMFFGCKNETLVFALPGNPASSLTNFYIYVYPAIKNRMGFSDTHLPKLVRKINSGFTNTTGKTLFLKAIYDETHVTVLDGQSSAMLNTFAIANSLLIVPHDTAAIKKGQLVTLLPID from the coding sequence ATGATACAAGTAGAAGAAGCCTTATCAATAATTGCAGCTAATAGCATAAATATGCCAAAGCGTAAAATACCTGTGAGTAAATCATTGGGATTTATTCTGGCAGAAACAGTGTATTCGCCAATTGCAATGCCACCCTTCCGTCAATCGGCAATGGATGGATATGCTTTTATTCACAGCGAAAGACATCAGTATGATATTGTAGGTATTTCGCAAGCCGGAGATCATTCTAATATAAAATTGAACCCAAATGAAGCAGTCCGTATTTTTACAGGTGCTTTTGTGCCTCATAATGCTGATACGGTAGTAATGCAGGAACATGTAATGGCAAATGAGAAATCGATTTTGATTACTAAAATGCCACAACAGTTTGTAAATGTTCGTAATAAAGGAGAACAAATTGGAGTTGAAGATATTGTTTTTGAAGCTAATACGTTAATAACACCTGCCGCAATTGGTTTTTTAGCCTGTTTAGGAATTACCGAAATACAAGTTTACAAAAAGCCTAAAGTTACCATTTTAGTAACTGGAAATGAATTAGTAAAACCCGGTAAAAAACTGGCTAAGGGAAAAATTTACGAAAGTAATTCAGTTATGTTAGAGGCAGCGCTTCAAACAATTGGAATAAATAAAATAAAAGTTTATAAAGTAAAAGATAGCCTGAAAGCGACTAAAAAAGCGCTTAAAGGAATTTTAGCTAAAAATGATATAGTTTTAATTTCGGGCGGAATTTCTGTTGGAGATTATGATTTTGTAAAAGAAGCCTTATTACAAAATGGAGTAGAAGAGCTCTTTTATAAAATCAATCAGAAACCCGGAAAACCAATGTTTTTTGGCTGTAAGAATGAAACCTTAGTTTTTGCTTTACCTGGAAATCCAGCTTCGTCACTTACTAATTTTTACATTTATGTTTATCCCGCTATTAAAAACAGAATGGGTTTTTCGGATACGCATTTACCAAAATTAGTTCGAAAAATAAATTCAGGCTTTACCAATACAACAGGAAAAACATTGTTTTTAAAAGCAATATATGACGAAACACACGTAACGGTTTTAGACGGACAAAGCTCAGCAATGCTCAATACATTTGCAATTGCCAATAGTTTATTAATTGTTCCTCATGATACTGCAGCAATTAAAAAAGGACAACTGGTAACATTATTGCCCATAGATTAG
- a CDS encoding TonB-dependent receptor, which produces MKKKLNIYSLLFLLLLSAGINAQNITPLIQSKLDGTVIDNVTNQPIIGASVVIKGTTHGVQTDAEGKFYFQTGQKLPYTLIVTYIGYKKTEVIVDKNPVTINLKEDRQELDELVVVGYGSQKRKDITGSVASVPKANLSQVTSSADNLLRGAIPGVVVTQSSGRPGASSSVRIRGGNSITAGNEPLYVVDGILIYNDNANSSAGVANAGSSLNVLSTINPADIESIEVLKDASATAIYGSRGANGVVLITTKKGTKGQDNISYQGYFGVQSVSKKLDIMNASQWASLRNDVQASIGQAPSFTPAQIEAFKTSGSYDWQDAAFRTAAPVQNHQLTFSGGDDRSRYSVSAGYFDQEGVVIGSNFKRISLRANYERNYSQAFKFGVNANYSNSLSNGVANNASGGRNPNPLVSVLLMAPVVPIKNPDGSYNVTNNPYATSVNGFIPNPINDLENTTNETKINRILTSLFGEYKITKKLVAKIAVSGDVINTKQNYYAPANTTNGAGTKGLASVGDRLVSSVLNENTLNYNTNFGENHKFSALAGYTLQYTKGEVVNAGAQTFVNDANTYNALQDGVPVKPYSDAFESVLKSWLARVNYSYKGKYNFTLSTRADGSSRFGSKSLWGYFPSAGFSWNITDEDFANNIKGVTEAKLRITAGTTGNQEIGNYLSLAQMGSVNYAFGGTLQTGLAPTRLANPDLKWEKTDQYNVGLDLSLLDRKINFVFDVYYKKTNDLLINVPIPLTSGYATVLQNIGGVENKGIEIGLITENIKTENFSWNSNFVFSANKNKVVSIGNGVDQFFPVVPNGSLLQQQPVTVKVGLPLGTFWGYRTAGIFQTQEEVNTQPKINSLANTKVGDRKYVDTNGDGVITALDKGNLGSSQPKFVGSFSNTISYHDFDLNFSFQGSYGGKVFNALNQQLEISTLGTNAASTLNDRWTPTNPSNEIPRASSSPLGIVSERYVEDASFLRLKLITLGYTLPKSLSSKLGTKSIKFYVSAENLVTWTKYTGFDPEVSSYEQNNLYPGIDFGSYPNSRTFISGLNVTF; this is translated from the coding sequence ATGAAAAAAAAATTAAACATATACTCTTTGCTTTTTCTCCTTCTGCTCTCAGCAGGAATTAATGCCCAAAATATAACACCACTTATACAATCTAAACTTGACGGAACTGTTATTGATAATGTTACAAATCAACCTATTATAGGAGCTTCTGTTGTTATTAAAGGTACAACTCACGGGGTTCAGACTGATGCTGAAGGAAAATTTTATTTTCAAACTGGTCAAAAATTACCTTATACTTTAATCGTAACTTATATTGGATACAAAAAAACCGAGGTAATCGTTGACAAAAACCCTGTTACAATCAACTTAAAAGAAGATCGTCAGGAACTGGACGAATTAGTAGTTGTAGGTTATGGTTCCCAAAAAAGAAAAGACATCACGGGTTCTGTAGCGTCAGTTCCGAAAGCTAATTTATCGCAAGTTACCTCATCTGCAGATAATTTGCTGCGCGGTGCAATTCCCGGAGTGGTAGTTACACAAAGTTCCGGACGTCCGGGAGCTTCGTCAAGTGTACGTATTCGAGGCGGAAACTCTATCACGGCAGGTAATGAACCTCTATATGTTGTAGACGGAATTTTGATTTACAATGACAACGCAAACAGTTCTGCAGGAGTTGCTAACGCCGGATCGAGTTTAAATGTGCTATCAACCATAAACCCTGCTGATATTGAATCTATCGAAGTCTTAAAAGATGCATCTGCAACTGCAATTTATGGTTCTCGCGGTGCAAATGGTGTTGTACTTATTACGACCAAAAAAGGAACTAAAGGGCAGGATAATATTTCGTACCAAGGCTATTTTGGAGTACAATCAGTTTCAAAAAAACTGGATATAATGAATGCCTCACAATGGGCGAGTTTGCGCAATGATGTTCAGGCAAGTATTGGTCAGGCGCCTTCGTTTACTCCGGCTCAAATCGAGGCTTTTAAAACTTCAGGAAGCTACGACTGGCAGGATGCTGCGTTTAGAACTGCGGCGCCCGTTCAAAATCATCAATTAACATTCTCCGGCGGAGATGATCGCTCCAGATATTCCGTTTCGGCAGGATATTTTGATCAGGAAGGTGTTGTAATTGGATCTAATTTTAAAAGGATTTCACTTCGTGCCAATTACGAAAGAAACTATTCTCAGGCTTTTAAATTTGGTGTAAATGCCAATTACAGCAATTCACTTTCTAATGGTGTAGCAAATAACGCCAGCGGCGGAAGAAATCCAAACCCTTTGGTTAGTGTTTTGCTAATGGCTCCGGTAGTACCAATTAAAAATCCTGACGGAAGTTATAACGTAACAAACAATCCTTATGCAACATCGGTTAATGGATTTATTCCAAACCCAATTAATGATTTGGAAAACACAACCAATGAAACTAAAATCAACAGAATTCTGACGAGTTTATTTGGAGAATACAAAATCACTAAAAAATTGGTTGCCAAAATTGCGGTTAGTGGTGATGTAATCAATACCAAACAAAATTATTATGCTCCGGCAAATACTACAAATGGTGCGGGAACAAAAGGTTTGGCTTCTGTTGGAGACAGATTGGTAAGTTCTGTATTGAATGAAAATACTTTGAACTACAATACCAACTTTGGTGAAAACCATAAATTCTCGGCTTTGGCTGGATATACACTTCAATATACTAAAGGTGAAGTTGTTAATGCAGGCGCTCAAACATTTGTTAATGATGCTAATACTTATAACGCTTTACAAGATGGTGTTCCGGTGAAACCTTATAGTGATGCATTCGAAAGTGTTTTGAAATCCTGGTTGGCGAGAGTAAATTATTCTTATAAAGGAAAATACAATTTTACCTTATCAACTCGTGCCGATGGTTCGTCAAGATTTGGATCTAAATCACTTTGGGGTTATTTCCCTTCAGCAGGTTTCTCCTGGAATATTACTGACGAAGATTTTGCCAACAACATTAAAGGTGTAACCGAAGCAAAACTTAGAATTACGGCGGGAACAACCGGAAATCAGGAAATTGGAAATTATCTTTCGCTAGCTCAAATGGGCTCTGTAAACTACGCTTTTGGAGGAACTTTGCAAACCGGATTAGCTCCTACCCGATTGGCAAATCCGGATCTGAAATGGGAAAAAACCGATCAATATAATGTTGGTTTAGACTTATCGCTATTAGATCGAAAAATCAATTTTGTTTTTGATGTTTATTACAAAAAAACAAACGATTTGTTAATCAACGTCCCAATTCCGTTGACTTCAGGATATGCTACAGTACTTCAAAACATTGGAGGTGTTGAGAATAAAGGTATCGAAATTGGTTTGATTACTGAAAACATCAAAACAGAAAACTTTTCATGGAATTCTAACTTTGTTTTCTCTGCCAATAAAAACAAAGTGGTTTCTATAGGAAATGGGGTTGATCAATTTTTTCCCGTAGTTCCAAACGGATCGTTATTACAACAACAGCCTGTAACTGTTAAAGTAGGATTGCCTTTGGGAACTTTCTGGGGATACAGAACCGCAGGTATTTTTCAGACTCAGGAAGAAGTTAACACACAGCCAAAAATTAACAGTCTTGCCAATACTAAAGTTGGTGACAGAAAATATGTTGATACAAACGGAGATGGTGTAATTACAGCGCTAGACAAAGGAAATCTTGGAAGTTCTCAGCCAAAATTTGTTGGAAGTTTCAGCAACACAATTTCTTATCATGATTTTGATCTTAATTTTTCTTTTCAGGGATCTTATGGCGGAAAAGTATTTAATGCGCTAAACCAGCAATTAGAAATTTCTACTCTTGGTACAAATGCTGCTTCAACGCTTAATGATCGCTGGACTCCAACAAACCCAAGCAATGAAATCCCGAGAGCTTCAAGTTCTCCTCTTGGAATTGTTTCTGAACGATATGTCGAAGATGCTTCTTTCCTGAGATTAAAGCTAATTACTCTTGGTTATACTTTACCAAAAAGTCTCTCTTCTAAACTGGGAACAAAAAGTATCAAATTCTATGTATCTGCAGAAAACTTAGTCACATGGACAAAATATACTGGATTTGATCCGGAGGTGAGCTCTTATGAACAAAATAATTTATATCCGGGAATTGACTTTGGTTCTTATCCAAACTCCAGAACATTCATTTCGGGCCTGAACGTAACTTTCTAA
- a CDS encoding RagB/SusD family nutrient uptake outer membrane protein has translation MKKIIITIILSAGLFASCTELEVTPTSFVTEDKFFNTQDDAIASVNAVYASLSLDPGEQSLFGRNLYFLTDMGSDYAAAGVSATNPQVRALSSLTHDATNDRVQVAWRQIYSGINRANVSIDNVPKVTGNDVIKTRLINESKFIRALLYFQAVRLWGGVPIVLHEPTSIQLESLKSKRATVDEVYTQIISDLKDAENLPATYPATDAGRATSGAAKAILAKVYLTRKDWPNAILKAREVINGGYGYALFENFQDIFTKTKKNEKEHIFSVQFEPNQAGNGSSGSTFQGTSFTGFTATEPADIISDVALFYDIYAAGDTRRDVSYAKQLFNPTTGSLYTFPKPIFKKYLDLTNLATPGNVAINFPVIRYADILLSLAEAINEQGTPTPEAYELINQVRRRAFGKPINTPDPTVDLVGLSQTTFRAAIQEERKKEFVQEGQRWFDLVRWGTLVTEVKKVTAKNSVSERNNLYPIPQSERNIDPVGLPQNPGYL, from the coding sequence ATGAAAAAGATTATAATAACAATCATACTAAGTGCCGGTTTATTTGCATCGTGCACAGAATTGGAGGTAACACCTACCTCTTTTGTAACCGAAGATAAATTCTTCAACACGCAGGATGACGCAATCGCAAGTGTAAATGCAGTTTATGCTTCGCTGAGTTTAGATCCGGGAGAACAAAGTTTATTCGGGAGAAACTTATATTTCCTTACAGATATGGGATCTGATTATGCAGCAGCGGGAGTTTCTGCAACAAACCCACAGGTAAGAGCATTGAGCAGTTTGACACATGATGCAACTAATGATCGTGTTCAGGTGGCATGGCGTCAAATTTACAGTGGTATAAACAGAGCCAATGTTTCGATCGACAATGTTCCTAAAGTAACCGGAAACGACGTTATCAAAACAAGACTGATTAATGAATCAAAATTTATCAGGGCATTATTATACTTTCAGGCTGTTCGTCTTTGGGGCGGCGTTCCAATTGTTTTGCATGAACCAACTTCTATTCAATTAGAAAGTTTAAAATCAAAAAGAGCAACTGTAGACGAGGTTTACACACAAATTATCTCGGATTTAAAAGATGCCGAAAACTTGCCTGCTACATATCCTGCAACTGACGCCGGACGTGCAACATCCGGAGCTGCAAAAGCAATTTTAGCTAAAGTTTATCTGACTAGAAAAGATTGGCCAAATGCAATCCTGAAAGCCAGAGAAGTTATCAATGGAGGTTATGGATATGCTCTTTTCGAAAATTTTCAGGACATCTTCACTAAAACCAAAAAGAATGAAAAGGAGCATATTTTCTCTGTTCAGTTTGAGCCAAATCAAGCCGGAAACGGATCAAGCGGAAGTACTTTTCAAGGAACATCTTTTACAGGATTTACAGCAACTGAACCTGCTGATATTATCTCAGACGTTGCTTTGTTTTATGACATATATGCCGCAGGAGATACCCGAAGAGATGTAAGTTATGCTAAACAATTGTTTAATCCAACAACAGGATCGCTTTATACATTTCCGAAACCAATCTTTAAAAAATACTTAGATCTAACCAATCTGGCTACACCAGGAAACGTAGCAATTAACTTTCCTGTAATTCGTTACGCAGACATTTTATTGTCTTTAGCAGAAGCGATAAATGAGCAGGGAACGCCAACTCCTGAAGCATATGAATTAATTAATCAGGTAAGAAGAAGAGCTTTTGGAAAACCAATTAATACACCAGATCCAACAGTAGATTTAGTCGGGTTAAGTCAAACCACTTTTAGAGCAGCAATTCAGGAAGAACGCAAAAAAGAATTTGTTCAGGAAGGACAACGCTGGTTTGACTTGGTACGTTGGGGAACTCTGGTTACTGAAGTGAAAAAAGTTACGGCAAAAAATTCTGTTTCAGAACGAAATAACCTTTATCCTATTCCGCAAAGCGAAAGAAATATTGATCCGGTAGGTTTACCACAAAATCCAGGTTATTTATAA
- a CDS encoding molybdenum cofactor guanylyltransferase — translation METTPTVFILCGGKSSRMQSEKGLVLFQDKPFIEHIIQAILPITDKIILITATKEYDYLPYQKIPDIILDKGPLGGIYTALSYSESEFNLILSCDIPLISTQLLSELISKHNDEAEITVFASESRLHPLIGIYSKKVVPVIKSAIDNEELKMMDLLAKIPHQIITIEESENFHLTNINSVDELNDLNINLS, via the coding sequence ATGGAAACAACACCAACAGTATTTATTCTTTGTGGCGGAAAAAGCTCCCGAATGCAATCAGAAAAAGGACTGGTTTTGTTTCAGGATAAACCTTTTATTGAGCATATTATACAGGCGATTTTGCCTATTACAGATAAAATAATATTGATAACGGCAACAAAGGAATATGATTATTTGCCTTATCAGAAAATACCCGATATTATTTTAGATAAAGGTCCGTTGGGTGGAATATATACGGCATTATCATATTCTGAATCGGAGTTTAATTTGATTCTGAGTTGTGATATTCCGTTAATTTCAACCCAATTATTATCAGAATTAATTTCAAAACATAACGATGAAGCCGAAATTACAGTTTTTGCTTCAGAAAGCAGATTACATCCTTTAATTGGGATTTATTCTAAAAAAGTAGTACCAGTTATCAAAAGCGCAATTGATAACGAGGAACTAAAAATGATGGATTTATTGGCAAAAATTCCGCATCAAATTATCACAATAGAAGAAAGTGAAAACTTTCATTTGACCAATATTAATTCGGTTGACGAATTAAATGATCTGAATATCAATTTAAGTTAA
- a CDS encoding arylsulfatase yields the protein MIKKLFILALLVVAQFQLFAQKKQPNIIVILADDLGFSDIGAFGSEIKTPNLDKLAKNGLIIKQFYNAGRCCPSRASLLTGLYPHQAGVGDMVQDKGFPAYQGYLNEHCITIGQALKQAGYNTIVSGKWHVGLVPSAWAVNRGFDDSFTLQNNGSSYFNSQPLYNDGRKVTFLKGDKEIIRTDTSTYLTQEITNFAINSLEKQRNQQKPFFLYVAYNAPHWPIQALPEDIAKYKGKYLEGWDKLRASRFKKLKELGIIDKNWDLSNRFEKVPDWEKLSAEEKDKWDTRMAIYAAMIDRMDAGIGEILQKVKSLGEEDNTLVLFLSDNGGSADDVKNWNYVTQKNGTPGSVASIDSYESPWGNVSNTPFQLFKKNTHEGGIASPFIAYYPKHIKAGTISNRISHVIDIFPTCLEYAGFQYPDLFQGKSLTPLEGISLKKEFEGQPSDAHEALFWEHEGSKAVRKGQWKAVAENNQPWELYNLATDRTETKNLAKLEPKLLQTLIELHQQWSVKVGVEDWNKIK from the coding sequence ATGATCAAAAAACTATTCATCCTCGCCCTATTGGTTGTTGCACAATTTCAGCTATTTGCACAGAAAAAGCAACCTAACATCATCGTCATTTTGGCAGATGATTTAGGTTTCTCAGATATTGGTGCTTTTGGCTCAGAAATTAAAACTCCAAACCTTGATAAACTCGCCAAAAACGGGCTTATTATAAAACAGTTTTACAATGCTGGGCGCTGCTGTCCTTCCCGGGCTTCATTACTCACGGGTTTGTATCCGCACCAGGCAGGTGTTGGAGATATGGTTCAGGACAAAGGATTTCCGGCTTATCAGGGATATTTAAACGAGCATTGTATCACGATTGGGCAAGCACTTAAACAGGCAGGATACAATACTATTGTTTCCGGAAAATGGCATGTTGGTTTAGTGCCATCAGCTTGGGCGGTTAATAGAGGGTTTGATGATTCTTTTACATTACAAAACAATGGAAGCAGTTATTTTAACTCGCAACCTTTATATAACGACGGAAGAAAAGTTACTTTTTTGAAAGGAGATAAAGAAATTATCCGCACGGATACTTCTACTTATCTGACTCAGGAAATTACCAATTTTGCCATTAATTCTTTAGAAAAACAGCGCAATCAGCAAAAACCTTTTTTTCTATATGTTGCTTATAATGCTCCACATTGGCCCATTCAGGCATTGCCTGAAGATATTGCAAAATACAAAGGCAAATATCTGGAAGGTTGGGATAAATTGAGAGCAAGCCGTTTTAAAAAATTAAAGGAACTAGGAATCATTGATAAAAATTGGGACTTATCAAATCGTTTTGAAAAAGTGCCGGATTGGGAAAAACTAAGTGCCGAAGAAAAAGACAAATGGGACACCCGAATGGCAATTTACGCCGCCATGATCGACCGAATGGATGCCGGAATTGGAGAAATCCTGCAAAAAGTCAAGTCTTTAGGAGAAGAAGATAATACGCTTGTTCTTTTTCTTTCGGATAATGGCGGAAGCGCCGATGATGTAAAAAACTGGAATTATGTTACTCAGAAAAATGGAACACCGGGTTCAGTTGCGTCGATTGATAGTTACGAAAGTCCGTGGGGAAATGTGAGCAACACGCCTTTTCAATTATTCAAAAAGAACACCCACGAAGGCGGTATTGCCTCCCCTTTTATCGCTTATTATCCAAAACATATTAAAGCAGGTACAATAAGCAATCGAATAAGTCATGTGATTGATATTTTCCCGACTTGTCTGGAGTATGCCGGTTTTCAATATCCCGATTTATTTCAAGGAAAAAGTCTCACACCCTTAGAAGGAATTAGTTTAAAAAAAGAATTTGAAGGACAACCATCTGATGCACATGAAGCCTTGTTTTGGGAACATGAAGGCAGCAAAGCAGTAAGAAAAGGCCAGTGGAAAGCAGTAGCCGAAAACAATCAACCTTGGGAATTGTACAATCTTGCTACAGACCGAACAGAAACAAAAAACTTGGCAAAATTAGAACCAAAACTGCTCCAAACCCTGATTGAGTTACATCAACAATGGTCAGTAAAAGTAGGTGTCGAAGATTGGAATAAAATAAAATAG
- a CDS encoding sulfite exporter TauE/SafE family protein yields the protein MNLLSSENILLFSIALVVIAFLYSSVGHGGASGYLALMTIFAFPISIMKPSALLLNLFVSSISFFFYYKMNYFKPKLFYPFAITSIPAAFIGGFITLDNTIYKIILGVVLVFAALRLFGIFNFKEKEAVVINIPFALTIGFIIGLLSGMLGIGGGIILSPILLFLGWASIKESAAISSLFIFVNSFAGILGFFLGGKTVPTESFYLVPIAVLGGVLGGYYGSGYFSNKTLKIVLGTVILMASIKLIFP from the coding sequence ATGAATCTTCTTAGTTCCGAAAATATTTTATTATTCAGCATTGCTCTCGTAGTGATAGCTTTTTTATATTCGAGTGTAGGTCACGGCGGAGCATCCGGATATTTGGCTTTGATGACGATTTTTGCTTTTCCAATTTCAATAATGAAACCATCGGCATTATTACTGAATTTGTTTGTTTCGAGTATTTCGTTTTTCTTTTATTATAAAATGAATTATTTCAAACCCAAATTGTTTTATCCCTTTGCGATAACCTCAATTCCGGCAGCATTTATTGGCGGTTTTATCACATTAGATAACACGATTTATAAAATTATTTTGGGAGTAGTATTGGTTTTCGCAGCGCTTCGTTTATTCGGAATATTTAATTTTAAAGAAAAAGAAGCAGTAGTAATAAACATTCCGTTCGCATTAACAATCGGATTTATTATTGGATTGTTGTCCGGAATGTTGGGGATTGGCGGTGGAATTATTTTGAGTCCGATTTTATTATTTTTAGGATGGGCTTCAATAAAGGAATCAGCAGCAATTTCAAGTTTATTTATTTTTGTGAATTCATTTGCCGGAATTTTGGGCTTCTTTTTAGGAGGAAAAACAGTTCCGACAGAAAGTTTTTATCTGGTTCCGATTGCCGTTTTAGGTGGCGTTTTGGGCGGATATTATGGCAGCGGTTATTTCTCTAATAAAACACTGAAAATTGTTTTGGGAACCGTGATTTTAATGGCGAGCATAAAATTGATTTTTCCTTAA
- a CDS encoding arylsulfatase gives MKNFKNYSTIKSSKKGLLITALLVAQFGFAQTKSDTEFKGTIGKTLADSKEYWPDPVKAPKGAPNIVWILLDDVGYGASTAFGGLIQTPTFDELANNGLRYTNFHTTAICAPTRSALLTGRNSGKVHVSGFSHTVLSAGFPGWDGRIPSDKGTIAEILRDKGYNTFAVGKYGLTPDEEATDAGPFDRWPTGKGFEHFYGFLGSQTDQYKPDLVEDNAHVAPDGRHLTEQITDKAISYITKQHKAAPDKPFFLYYAPGAVHAPHQVAESWSDPYKGKFDEGWDVYREKVLANQKKLGVIPANAVLPERNPLITDWKKLTPDQKKVYARFMEVYAGYLTYTDHEIGRVINYLKETNQLENTLIFVAIGDNGASKEGTTQGTINQNLFSQGKSDEENLQANLNNIGEIGTAKGLNTNYPLGWAQATNAPFRNWKQDAQSEGGTRNPLIVFYPKGIKEKGGIRNQYSHVTDLLPTTLDIAGIKVPEYIREIKQDAIQGSTFYASLNNAKAESLHKIQYYYIFGNRAIYKDGWKAGAAHLPDSFAVKKSIGKNEKPAESNFDTDVWELYNLNEDFNERNDLAKKYPEKLAELKKLFDEQAKENNVYPLIDWQDVYNRRIHNTGADKGKTVQDLIQQATKPGSTGSSN, from the coding sequence ATGAAGAATTTTAAAAATTACAGTACAATCAAAAGTTCTAAAAAAGGACTTTTGATCACCGCACTTCTAGTTGCTCAATTCGGTTTTGCTCAAACAAAATCAGATACAGAATTTAAAGGAACAATTGGTAAAACATTAGCCGATTCTAAAGAATACTGGCCAGATCCTGTAAAAGCCCCAAAAGGTGCTCCAAATATTGTTTGGATTTTACTTGATGATGTAGGCTATGGAGCTTCAACTGCTTTTGGAGGTTTAATACAAACTCCTACTTTTGATGAACTGGCTAATAATGGTTTGCGATATACCAACTTTCATACAACAGCAATTTGCGCTCCAACCCGCTCCGCTTTATTGACGGGTAGAAATTCAGGAAAAGTTCACGTTAGCGGATTCTCTCATACGGTTCTTTCAGCTGGTTTCCCGGGTTGGGACGGAAGAATTCCATCTGATAAAGGAACAATTGCCGAGATTTTAAGAGACAAAGGATACAACACTTTTGCAGTTGGTAAATATGGCTTAACTCCAGATGAGGAAGCTACAGATGCAGGACCATTTGACAGATGGCCAACCGGAAAAGGATTCGAACACTTTTATGGTTTCTTAGGATCGCAAACAGATCAATATAAACCAGATTTAGTTGAAGATAATGCACATGTTGCTCCTGACGGAAGACACTTAACAGAGCAAATTACGGATAAAGCCATTAGCTATATCACAAAACAACATAAGGCTGCTCCGGACAAACCATTCTTCTTGTATTATGCACCGGGAGCCGTTCATGCACCACATCAGGTTGCCGAATCCTGGAGCGATCCATACAAAGGAAAATTTGATGAAGGCTGGGATGTTTACCGTGAGAAAGTATTGGCAAACCAAAAGAAACTAGGTGTGATTCCTGCCAATGCAGTTTTGCCGGAACGCAACCCATTGATTACAGATTGGAAAAAACTAACTCCGGATCAAAAGAAAGTATATGCCAGATTTATGGAGGTTTATGCCGGATATCTTACTTATACCGATCATGAAATAGGAAGAGTAATAAATTATCTGAAAGAAACTAACCAATTAGAAAACACTTTGATTTTTGTTGCAATTGGAGACAATGGTGCAAGTAAAGAAGGTACAACACAAGGAACAATCAATCAAAATCTTTTCTCTCAGGGAAAATCTGACGAAGAAAATCTTCAGGCGAATTTGAATAATATTGGAGAAATTGGTACTGCAAAAGGTTTAAATACCAATTATCCTTTAGGATGGGCACAAGCTACAAACGCTCCTTTTAGAAACTGGAAACAAGATGCACAATCTGAAGGAGGAACTCGTAATCCGTTGATTGTTTTTTATCCAAAAGGAATTAAAGAAAAAGGCGGAATCAGAAATCAATACAGTCACGTAACAGATTTATTGCCAACAACTCTGGATATTGCAGGAATTAAAGTTCCCGAATATATTAGAGAAATTAAGCAAGACGCCATTCAGGGTTCAACTTTTTATGCTTCGCTGAATAACGCTAAAGCGGAGTCTTTACACAAAATTCAATACTACTATATTTTTGGAAACAGAGCCATTTATAAAGATGGCTGGAAAGCCGGAGCGGCACATTTACCGGATTCGTTCGCAGTAAAAAAATCTATAGGCAAAAATGAAAAACCAGCCGAAAGCAATTTTGATACCGATGTTTGGGAATTGTACAACCTAAATGAAGATTTTAATGAACGTAATGATTTAGCCAAAAAATACCCTGAAAAATTAGCCGAGCTAAAGAAATTATTTGATGAACAAGCCAAAGAAAATAACGTTTATCCGTTAATAGACTGGCAGGATGTTTACAACAGAAGAATTCATAATACTGGTGCTGATAAAGGCAAAACCGTTCAGGATTTGATTCAGCAAGCTACCAAACCAGGAAGCACAGGAAGTTCTAATTAA